A region of the Chrysiogenia bacterium genome:
TTTGACCTTCGCGGGGCTCCCCATGACCAGCGTCCCGGCCGGCACGACCATCCTGGGCGGCACCAGCGCGCCGGCCCCCACCAGGGCGCCCTCCTCGACCACGGCCCCGTCGAGAATAATCGCCCCCATGCCGATCAGGCAGCGGTCCTGCACCGTGCAGCCGTGCAGGGTCACGCGGTGGCCCACGGTCACGTCACTTCCAATGTGGGTCGGCCAGACGTCCTTGGTGCAGTGGACCAGCGAGAGATCCTGAATGTTGGTGCGCGCGCCGATGCGGATCTCGTGCACGTCGCCGCGCACGACGCATCCGTACCAGATGCTCGCGTCCTCACCGAGGATCACGTCGCCGATGACGCTGGCGCCCGGCGCAATGAACACCGAGTCGGGGATCTTGGGATGGACGCCGTTCCAGGGCTCGATGATGGGCACCTTAGCCCCCGATCCCGTAGCGCTGCAGGAACTTCGAGACCTGCGCGCCCACATCGGGGGTGAGGTTCATGAAGTAGTAGATCTTCACATAGTAGTAGGTCAGCGGCACGGTGAAGTTGAGCGAATCCAGGCGATCGAGAAAGCCGCCGTGACCGGGCAGCAGGCCCGAAGCGTCTTTTACCCGCGCGTCGCGCTTGAGCATGGACTCGACCAGGTCGCCGGCGAGCCCGAAGACCGTAATCAGCGCGCCGAGAATCGCGCAGTGGTAGTACTCGAACTCCGCGGCGAATTTCTCTTCGGGAAAGAGGAGCGTGTAGGCCAGCTTGATCAGCATGCAGCCGAGCGTCGCGCCGATCAGCGAGCCGCCAAGGCCCTCCCAGCTCTTCTTGGGCGAGATGCTGGGGGCGAGCTTGGTCTTGCCGAACTTGCGGCCCATGAAATAACCGCCCGTGTCGGCCAGGAAAGTCCCCGCAATGGCCAGCAGCATGAACAACATGCCGATGTTCTCAATGTGCCCGGCGTGCGCGGCGGTGGAACTGCCGCCCGATAGGCCGATGCCCTTGAGAAAGCTGGAAACCCCGCCGGCGCCGCCGCGCGAGAAATACTTGCCCGCCACTTCAACG
Encoded here:
- a CDS encoding gamma carbonic anhydrase family protein; translation: MPIIEPWNGVHPKIPDSVFIAPGASVIGDVILGEDASIWYGCVVRGDVHEIRIGARTNIQDLSLVHCTKDVWPTHIGSDVTVGHRVTLHGCTVQDRCLIGMGAIILDGAVVEEGALVGAGALVPPRMVVPAGTLVMGSPAKVKRELSPDEIANFGKSAAHYVEYGRGHAALFTK
- a CDS encoding phosphatidate cytidylyltransferase, coding for AEAPAEKKPSDLGTRLMTAAVAIPLILLFLYGGGLWWMLLVCVVMGLGATEFYMFMEGKGMKPHRLVGISATLGLVIIAQGSNAYYVTHLLMLAILGVLMWQLMIRRETADAISAMSVTIFGVIYVGWLGSHFVLLRNVGVEVAGKYFSRGGAGGVSSFLKGIGLSGGSSTAAHAGHIENIGMLFMLLAIAGTFLADTGGYFMGRKFGKTKLAPSISPKKSWEGLGGSLIGATLGCMLIKLAYTLLFPEEKFAAEFEYYHCAILGALITVFGLAGDLVESMLKRDARVKDASGLLPGHGGFLDRLDSLNFTVPLTYYYVKIYYFMNLTPDVGAQVSKFLQRYGIGG